A region from the Natronomonas salsuginis genome encodes:
- a CDS encoding pterin cluster protein — MSRRASRTQTTVEVRCTGNVRTEIGKHSFEYTFEGSTLRDFLKVFFEEYDVADMPIAETEADATTGGWAPTDGDPSGTRKKNPEGERARAFARVAINDRRTTPRSRV, encoded by the coding sequence ATCTCCCGGCGGGCGTCGAGGACGCAAACGACCGTCGAGGTCCGATGTACCGGCAACGTCAGGACTGAGATCGGCAAGCACAGCTTCGAGTACACCTTCGAGGGATCGACGCTCCGGGACTTCTTGAAGGTCTTCTTCGAGGAGTACGACGTCGCGGACATGCCCATCGCCGAGACCGAAGCGGACGCGACGACGGGCGGCTGGGCTCCGACCGACGGCGACCCGTCGGGGACCCGGAAGAAGAACCCCGAGGGCGAACGGGCGCGCGCGTTCGCTCGCGTGGCGATCAACGATCGAAGAACGACCCCACGATCGCGGGTGTGA
- a CDS encoding DUF2249 domain-containing protein, protein MSGTTLDVRDVPPAERHPKIHSAFGEWSPGETLTILEDHEPKPLFCEFQAEVEAFDAEGYEVEQRHPNEFVARFPKR, encoded by the coding sequence ATGTCCGGTACCACACTCGACGTTCGAGACGTCCCGCCGGCGGAGCGCCACCCAAAGATCCACTCGGCCTTTGGGGAGTGGTCGCCCGGCGAGACGCTGACGATCCTCGAGGACCACGAACCGAAGCCGTTGTTCTGCGAGTTCCAAGCGGAGGTTGAGGCCTTCGACGCCGAGGGCTACGAGGTCGAACAGCGACATCCGAACGAGTTCGTCGCCCGATTCCCGAAGCGGTAA
- a CDS encoding DUF7511 domain-containing protein: MTDSTSGFGSKRGRASGHPYTLEVLPNGPDDPNGEYTFVPQNADGDERLTQWISADRGVIVELSAWR; this comes from the coding sequence ATGACCGACTCCACCAGCGGGTTCGGATCGAAGCGCGGTCGGGCATCGGGACACCCTTACACCCTCGAAGTGCTCCCGAACGGTCCCGACGATCCGAACGGCGAGTACACGTTCGTCCCGCAGAATGCGGACGGCGACGAGCGGCTCACCCAGTGGATCAGCGCTGACCGAGGAGTGATCGTCGAGCTCTCGGCGTGGCGCTGA
- a CDS encoding pyridoxamine 5'-phosphate oxidase family protein, with protein sequence MAIDRRTKMSPEETDAFLGSHETGVMSLARTDEPYAIPISYGYDASNGQFYTRLVSTPESEKRRFLDSNPDARLVVYEADGDTYRSVIATGTLVRIDPQELTVEDVQQYGDAKRPLFEIWPKQKGELDIELYRLDPETLSGRLIEISREK encoded by the coding sequence ATGGCAATCGATCGCCGGACCAAGATGTCGCCCGAGGAGACCGATGCCTTCCTCGGATCCCACGAGACGGGGGTGATGTCGCTCGCGCGGACGGACGAGCCGTACGCGATCCCGATATCGTACGGGTACGATGCGTCGAACGGGCAGTTTTACACGCGATTGGTCTCGACCCCGGAGAGCGAAAAGCGACGATTTCTCGACTCGAATCCGGACGCACGGTTGGTCGTCTACGAGGCCGACGGCGACACGTATCGGAGCGTCATCGCCACCGGGACGCTCGTTCGGATTGACCCGCAGGAACTGACCGTCGAAGATGTCCAACAGTACGGCGACGCCAAGCGGCCGCTCTTCGAGATATGGCCGAAACAGAAGGGGGAACTCGATATCGAACTCTACCGGCTCGACCCGGAGACGCTCAGCGGCCGTCTCATCGAAATCTCCCGCGAAAAGTAG
- a CDS encoding DUF7560 family zinc ribbon protein — MSTYIFVCPDCKQEIEVNASMREAILSSGCPVCIESVRATHFEMA, encoded by the coding sequence ATGAGTACGTACATCTTCGTCTGCCCCGACTGCAAACAGGAGATCGAGGTCAACGCCTCGATGCGAGAGGCGATCCTCTCGAGCGGCTGTCCGGTGTGCATCGAGTCCGTGAGGGCGACGCACTTCGAGATGGCGTGA
- a CDS encoding winged helix-turn-helix domain-containing protein, translating into MAAEVHPRDGLRATTKDRSSVADCGAILAALEDPDCRALLEATTDEALTAGELTERCDVPRSTTYRKLEQLTEAGLVEERVRLSTDGKHASEYRRTFDDVTISLGESEGLTIGLSSSVATPEAAD; encoded by the coding sequence ATGGCAGCCGAAGTTCACCCGAGAGATGGCCTACGAGCGACGACGAAGGACCGTTCGAGCGTGGCCGACTGCGGGGCGATCCTGGCCGCGCTTGAGGATCCCGACTGCCGGGCGCTGCTCGAAGCGACGACTGACGAGGCGCTGACCGCGGGCGAGCTGACCGAGCGGTGCGACGTCCCGCGCTCGACGACCTACCGAAAACTCGAACAGCTGACCGAGGCGGGGCTCGTCGAAGAGCGCGTTCGGCTCAGCACCGACGGCAAACACGCGAGCGAGTATCGGCGAACGTTCGACGACGTCACCATCTCGCTCGGGGAGTCCGAGGGCCTGACCATCGGGCTCTCCTCGAGTGTCGCGACGCCAGAGGCGGCCGACTGA
- a CDS encoding helix-turn-helix domain-containing protein, which yields MGSGIRAEIRVAADGTCPIVEASSDLGSPSYTIARGVTGGAPDRVNEEFMLESGGDPEASVELTEIFDYGAKTMYRFSRERGRGCPCETVELFDCPIVDLHARDGSLYLVFHATDMETLQETIVTLRNRYSAVDVRRLLRSEHDAPEDDLVLLDRSRLTERQREVLETANSMGYFEHPKGANAGEVADELGITTSTFSEHLAASQSKLMDAILDI from the coding sequence ATGGGTTCGGGGATCCGCGCTGAGATCCGCGTCGCCGCCGACGGGACCTGCCCGATCGTCGAGGCGTCGTCTGATCTCGGTTCGCCGTCATACACAATCGCGCGCGGCGTCACGGGCGGAGCGCCCGACCGGGTCAACGAGGAGTTCATGCTCGAGAGCGGCGGCGACCCCGAAGCGAGCGTCGAGTTGACCGAAATCTTCGATTACGGCGCGAAGACGATGTACCGATTCAGCCGCGAGCGCGGCCGCGGCTGTCCATGCGAAACCGTCGAGCTGTTCGACTGCCCGATCGTCGACCTCCACGCACGCGACGGCTCGCTGTACCTCGTCTTCCACGCGACCGACATGGAGACGCTTCAGGAGACGATCGTGACGCTCCGGAACCGGTACTCGGCGGTGGACGTGCGACGGCTGCTCCGCAGCGAACACGACGCGCCCGAGGACGATCTGGTGTTGCTCGACCGGAGCCGACTCACCGAACGCCAACGCGAGGTGCTCGAAACCGCGAACTCGATGGGCTATTTCGAGCATCCGAAAGGGGCGAACGCCGGCGAGGTCGCCGACGAACTCGGGATCACCACCTCGACGTTCTCCGAGCACCTGGCGGCGTCCCAGTCGAAGTTGATGGACGCGATTTTGGACATTTAA
- a CDS encoding tRNA uridine(34) 5-carboxymethylaminomethyl modification radical SAM/GNAT enzyme Elp3: MSTDVDPAESEAFERVCASLVESILAGEIDRDDVESAKMDACREHSAPKVPKNTELLDYAPDEHREELESVLQRKPVRTASGVSPVAIMTSPHTCPHGKCLYCPGGPASEFSSSQSYTGHEPAAARGVQNDYDPYGQVTLRLHQLREIGHPVDKVELILMGGTMTARSHDYQEWFVKRALEAMNDYDLDASPAPSESESFKPDPSDAEFRYLEDVIAENETNEIRNIGTTFETKPDWCDPEQIDRMLALGGTKVEVGVQTTYERVNREMHRGHGIQASLDANRRLRNAGFKVGFHMMPGQPGMSAEMCLQDFRELFENADWRPDYLKIYPTLVVRDTITYDMWRRGEYEPLTNEEAAELVAEIKSMIPRYTRLQRVQRDIPADFIDAGVWKSNLRQLARQRMEEHGWTCECIRCREVGMNDAEPDTVELDVHTYEAAGGTEHFISAEDFEQDLLIGFCRLRFPGGSPDEGPLPTDDPIRPELEGAAVVRELHVYGSEVGVGEASGDDHQHRGYGRRLLETAEAMAADAGFEKLSVISGIGVREYYREKLEYYQDGPYVSKRL; encoded by the coding sequence ATGAGTACCGACGTCGATCCCGCGGAGTCAGAGGCGTTCGAACGCGTCTGTGCGTCGCTCGTCGAGTCGATTCTCGCCGGCGAGATCGACCGCGACGACGTCGAGAGCGCGAAGATGGACGCCTGCCGCGAACACTCCGCGCCGAAAGTGCCGAAGAACACCGAACTGCTCGACTACGCGCCCGACGAGCACCGCGAGGAGCTCGAATCGGTGCTCCAGCGGAAACCGGTCCGGACGGCGTCGGGCGTCTCCCCGGTCGCGATCATGACCTCGCCGCACACGTGCCCGCACGGCAAGTGTCTGTACTGTCCGGGCGGGCCGGCCTCTGAGTTCTCCTCATCGCAGAGCTACACGGGCCACGAGCCGGCGGCGGCGCGGGGCGTCCAAAACGACTACGACCCGTACGGGCAGGTAACGCTTCGGCTCCACCAGCTTCGGGAGATCGGTCACCCCGTCGACAAGGTCGAACTCATCCTGATGGGCGGGACGATGACCGCGCGGAGCCACGACTACCAGGAGTGGTTCGTCAAGCGCGCGCTGGAGGCGATGAACGACTACGACCTCGACGCGTCGCCGGCACCGAGCGAATCCGAGTCGTTCAAGCCGGATCCCAGTGACGCCGAGTTCAGGTACCTCGAGGACGTGATCGCCGAAAACGAGACGAACGAGATCCGGAACATCGGGACGACGTTCGAGACGAAGCCCGACTGGTGTGACCCCGAACAGATCGACCGGATGCTCGCGCTGGGCGGGACGAAGGTCGAGGTCGGCGTCCAGACGACCTACGAGCGGGTCAACCGTGAGATGCACCGCGGCCACGGCATCCAGGCGTCGCTCGACGCGAATCGTCGGCTCCGTAACGCCGGGTTCAAAGTCGGCTTTCACATGATGCCCGGCCAGCCGGGAATGTCGGCGGAGATGTGTTTGCAGGACTTCCGTGAGCTCTTCGAGAACGCCGACTGGCGGCCGGACTACCTCAAGATCTATCCGACGCTCGTCGTCCGCGACACGATCACCTACGACATGTGGCGGCGCGGAGAGTACGAGCCGCTCACGAACGAGGAGGCCGCGGAACTCGTCGCAGAGATCAAATCGATGATCCCGCGGTACACCCGGCTCCAGCGGGTGCAGCGCGACATTCCCGCGGACTTCATCGACGCGGGCGTCTGGAAGTCGAACCTCCGCCAGCTGGCTCGACAGCGGATGGAGGAACACGGCTGGACGTGCGAGTGCATCCGCTGTCGGGAGGTCGGGATGAACGATGCCGAGCCGGACACCGTCGAGCTGGACGTACACACCTACGAGGCCGCCGGCGGGACGGAACACTTCATCTCCGCCGAGGACTTCGAGCAGGACCTCCTGATCGGCTTCTGTCGGCTCCGGTTCCCCGGCGGCTCGCCCGACGAGGGGCCGCTCCCGACGGACGACCCGATCAGGCCCGAACTCGAAGGCGCGGCCGTGGTCCGCGAACTCCACGTCTACGGCAGCGAGGTCGGCGTCGGGGAGGCGAGCGGCGACGACCACCAACACCGGGGCTACGGCCGTCGATTGCTCGAAACGGCCGAGGCGATGGCGGCGGACGCCGGCTTCGAGAAACTGTCGGTCATCTCAGGGATCGGCGTCAGAGAGTACTACCGCGAGAAACTCGAGTACTATCAGGATGGCCCGTACGTTTCGAAGCGGCTGTAA
- a CDS encoding OB-fold nucleic acid binding domain-containing protein translates to MGNCIICGTSADGPICEVHQEDVVFEFTGNQPSQLTPGRFYLGSVDGYADFGVFVNIGHVTGLLHRSKLDRRLESLDWEVGDEVCVQVNNVRDNGDIDLNWSIRQSPDDFRGRLVQTPEGDELPEKDDEDEPQAEPDPEPDADADADTDDEPTAGEPGTTGGADEQSGGNPSDAELAELATDSDAAEAAAEAADIERVEIDSLEDRVGEMVRLEGTLASVRQTSGPTVFELRDETGIVDCAAFIEAGVRAYPDVDVDDVVRLDGEVQLRRGEIQVETESLVALDDEAQSTVETRIDDALEDRASPEPFEPIADDPEIAAVVDDAEAAATEIRRAVIESRPIVVRHDATADGYVAGAAIERAVLPLVEAEHGTADAVYHYFDRRPLEDGVYDMNDATKDVTRMLSDRDRHGETLPLFVFAAAGSTAASTDGLELLDIYDAPRVVLDGRSADEAVAERVDSLVTVEDRTASTVAATLAAAVNGDVRDDVRHLPAVSYWADAPAVYDELAVEAGVDAKAAKQLRESIALEAYYQSYEDKRELIIDLLFEKRTGLAAQVSEQFGTKLDAELDTAVPNLDERTVDGVSVAVLDTDAYTHRYDFPPTRLLLDELSRRLDSAAVIGVGTDELHVRTNGQLDLGAVVAQLESAAPDAGIADPGAREPKIEFLVGERDVVIEVAVEAVGAAIATPSA, encoded by the coding sequence ATGGGTAACTGTATCATTTGCGGCACGTCCGCCGACGGACCGATCTGTGAGGTCCACCAAGAGGACGTCGTCTTCGAATTCACTGGAAACCAACCGTCGCAGCTGACGCCCGGACGCTTCTATCTCGGGAGCGTCGACGGCTACGCCGATTTCGGTGTGTTCGTCAACATCGGTCACGTCACCGGATTGCTCCACAGAAGCAAGCTCGATCGACGACTCGAGAGCCTCGATTGGGAGGTTGGCGATGAGGTCTGTGTGCAGGTCAACAACGTTCGCGACAACGGCGACATCGACCTCAACTGGTCGATCCGACAGTCGCCGGACGACTTCCGCGGGCGACTCGTCCAGACGCCCGAGGGCGACGAACTCCCCGAGAAGGACGACGAGGACGAGCCGCAAGCGGAACCCGACCCCGAGCCGGACGCTGACGCCGATGCCGACACCGACGACGAACCCACGGCCGGAGAGCCGGGGACGACGGGCGGCGCCGACGAGCAAAGCGGCGGCAACCCGAGCGACGCCGAACTGGCGGAGCTGGCGACTGATTCCGACGCGGCCGAGGCAGCGGCCGAGGCGGCCGACATCGAGCGCGTCGAAATCGACTCACTCGAAGATCGCGTCGGCGAGATGGTTCGGCTCGAAGGGACGCTCGCCTCGGTCCGACAGACGTCCGGACCGACGGTGTTCGAACTCCGCGACGAAACCGGTATCGTCGACTGTGCGGCGTTCATCGAAGCCGGTGTCCGAGCGTACCCGGACGTCGACGTCGACGATGTCGTGCGGTTGGATGGCGAAGTGCAGCTTCGACGCGGCGAGATCCAGGTCGAGACCGAATCGCTCGTCGCGCTCGACGACGAGGCACAGTCGACCGTCGAGACGCGGATCGACGACGCCCTCGAGGACCGCGCGAGTCCCGAACCGTTCGAGCCGATCGCGGACGATCCCGAGATCGCGGCCGTCGTTGATGACGCCGAGGCCGCCGCGACGGAGATCCGTCGCGCGGTGATCGAGTCTCGTCCGATCGTCGTTCGCCACGACGCGACGGCCGACGGCTACGTCGCCGGGGCGGCGATCGAGCGTGCCGTCCTCCCGCTCGTCGAGGCCGAACACGGGACGGCCGACGCGGTCTATCACTACTTCGACCGCCGACCGCTCGAGGACGGCGTCTACGACATGAACGACGCGACGAAGGACGTGACGCGCATGCTCTCCGACCGCGACCGTCACGGCGAGACGCTGCCGCTGTTCGTGTTCGCCGCCGCCGGCTCGACGGCGGCTTCGACGGACGGCCTCGAGCTGTTGGACATCTACGACGCCCCGCGCGTCGTCCTCGACGGACGCAGCGCCGACGAAGCGGTCGCCGAGCGCGTCGACTCGCTCGTCACGGTCGAGGATCGGACCGCCTCGACCGTCGCCGCCACCCTCGCCGCGGCGGTCAACGGCGACGTTCGCGATGACGTGCGCCACCTGCCGGCGGTGAGCTACTGGGCGGACGCCCCAGCAGTCTACGACGAACTCGCCGTCGAGGCCGGCGTCGACGCCAAAGCAGCGAAGCAGCTTCGCGAATCGATCGCGCTGGAGGCGTACTATCAGTCCTACGAGGACAAACGCGAGCTCATCATCGATCTGCTGTTCGAGAAGCGGACCGGCCTCGCCGCGCAGGTCTCCGAACAGTTCGGGACGAAACTCGACGCGGAACTCGACACAGCCGTCCCGAACCTCGACGAGCGGACCGTCGACGGCGTCTCGGTGGCCGTCCTCGACACGGACGCGTACACGCACCGATACGACTTCCCGCCGACGCGACTCCTGCTGGACGAACTCTCCCGTCGGCTCGACTCGGCTGCGGTCATCGGCGTCGGCACCGACGAACTCCACGTCCGAACCAATGGCCAACTGGATCTCGGCGCGGTCGTCGCTCAGCTCGAATCGGCGGCACCGGACGCCGGCATCGCCGACCCCGGCGCTCGCGAGCCGAAAATCGAGTTCCTCGTCGGCGAACGCGACGTGGTCATCGAAGTTGCTGTCGAAGCTGTCGGGGCGGCAATCGCGACGCCGTCGGCGTAA
- a CDS encoding NADPH-dependent FMN reductase: MTEIRVAALVGSLRDGSYTRPACRHALDEAATYEAVETDLVDLRDVSLPVYDAADDEAGDAAELRARLRDADSIILGSPVYHGSYASALKNALDYCGFDEFEDTTVGLLCVAGGSFPTTTLDHLRAVSRALDAWVVPHQVAIPRAHRCFENGEIVDEDVRDRVEVLGRRMVEYASIEPDPRTIESTQNVGANDR; encoded by the coding sequence ATGACCGAGATACGGGTCGCAGCACTCGTCGGCAGCCTGCGTGACGGCAGCTACACCCGGCCGGCGTGTCGGCACGCGCTCGACGAGGCGGCGACGTACGAAGCGGTCGAGACGGATCTCGTCGATCTCCGCGACGTGTCGTTGCCGGTGTACGACGCCGCCGACGACGAGGCGGGCGACGCGGCCGAACTCAGAGCGCGGCTCCGCGATGCTGACTCGATCATCCTCGGGAGCCCCGTCTACCACGGCTCGTACGCCTCGGCGCTGAAGAACGCGCTCGATTACTGCGGCTTCGACGAGTTCGAAGACACGACGGTCGGACTGCTGTGCGTCGCTGGGGGATCGTTCCCGACGACGACGCTCGATCACCTCCGAGCCGTGAGTCGCGCGCTCGACGCGTGGGTCGTCCCGCATCAAGTGGCGATCCCGAGAGCCCATCGCTGCTTCGAGAACGGCGAGATCGTCGACGAGGACGTTCGCGATCGCGTGGAAGTGCTCGGCCGCCGGATGGTCGAGTACGCGAGTATCGAACCGGATCCGCGGACGATCGAGTCGACCCAAAACGTTGGCGCAAACGATCGGTGA
- a CDS encoding ABC transporter permease, producing MSVLGRTTLKWGLLVVAAIGALFVGQFLAPAGSVTAQVFDALLTTSYASAVLRVSVPIGFAALGGIFAEKSGVINIGIEGFLVLSALSSVVAFHGLAEAGVGTTAALWTAFLAGILVSVAAAAVFAVFVIRYEADQVIAGLAIWLISLGVAPFVSLVLFESVNSPSVETFGTWRIPLLADIPGIGPVLFDASPMVYLLLVATPVSWYVLRHTRLGRRIRASGENPRALDTAGVSVSRTRYVGVLLSGVLCGIGGAGFTLGQLGRFVGAGQTSIDGRGFLGIVAYLFGNYNPITSLGGALLFASFDSLQLRLQQISELDVPSALFGVLPFIVVIVVLTLIGGTRLPAALGQHYDDEE from the coding sequence ATGAGCGTTCTCGGCCGAACGACGCTCAAGTGGGGACTGCTGGTCGTCGCGGCGATCGGGGCGCTGTTCGTCGGACAGTTCCTCGCACCGGCGGGCTCGGTGACAGCACAGGTGTTTGACGCGCTGCTCACGACGAGTTACGCCAGCGCCGTCCTCCGCGTCAGCGTGCCGATCGGCTTCGCGGCGCTCGGCGGCATCTTCGCCGAGAAATCCGGCGTCATCAACATCGGTATCGAGGGATTTCTCGTGCTCTCTGCGCTGAGCAGCGTCGTCGCGTTCCACGGGCTCGCCGAGGCGGGCGTCGGGACGACCGCGGCGCTTTGGACCGCGTTCCTCGCGGGCATCCTCGTGAGCGTCGCCGCGGCGGCCGTGTTCGCCGTCTTCGTCATCCGGTACGAGGCCGATCAGGTCATCGCCGGGCTGGCGATCTGGCTGATCTCCCTCGGCGTCGCGCCGTTCGTCTCGCTCGTGCTGTTCGAGAGCGTCAACAGCCCGTCCGTGGAGACGTTCGGGACGTGGCGGATCCCGCTGCTCGCGGACATTCCCGGAATCGGCCCGGTGTTGTTCGACGCGTCGCCGATGGTGTATCTGCTGCTCGTCGCGACGCCCGTCAGTTGGTACGTGCTCAGACACACGCGGCTCGGCCGGCGAATCAGAGCCAGCGGCGAGAATCCCAGAGCGCTCGATACGGCCGGAGTGAGCGTCAGTCGGACCCGATACGTCGGCGTCTTGCTCTCCGGCGTTCTCTGCGGTATCGGCGGCGCGGGCTTCACGCTCGGCCAGCTCGGCCGGTTCGTCGGCGCGGGCCAGACGAGCATCGACGGCCGCGGCTTCCTTGGAATCGTCGCGTACCTGTTCGGCAACTACAATCCGATCACCTCGCTGGGCGGCGCGCTCCTGTTCGCCAGTTTCGACTCCCTGCAGCTTCGGCTCCAACAGATCTCCGAACTGGACGTCCCGAGCGCGCTGTTCGGCGTCTTGCCCTTCATCGTCGTCATCGTCGTGTTGACGCTCATCGGTGGGACCCGCCTGCCGGCGGCGCTCGGCCAACACTACGACGACGAGGAGTAG
- a CDS encoding ABC transporter permease, which produces MTSVWDRLERLFDALLGLSASERILLSLAAVVAAIVVGMGIILAAGSMAACSSPKLVVFGVQFCYDPIEVYTVLIGGAFGNSYNVAATLQRTTLLLCTGLSFAIAYKGGLFNIGAQGQFVLGSLATTVVVLALAPLAPTGVAGGALLVSAGVLAGCVVGGLYGLLPGFLKVQYDTNEVITTLLLNFIATAVAFVLVDRYFNDETVQGTATESIPDVATLDPRVFPQGSEFSLPVFVLALVVVGLFFYLLTRTTIGYDIQSVGTQPKAAAFGGVSERFTTLFSMTLAGVIAGLGGAIFILMVLGRWQSGAPSVGFDGIAVSILAGNNPIGLIPAGLLFGALDSGSQAIEFQLDVPGELIGVLQGLIILFVATPELFRMLGSHLDRRGTVDLRNEGADR; this is translated from the coding sequence GTGACGTCCGTCTGGGACCGCCTCGAGCGCCTGTTCGATGCGTTGCTCGGACTCTCGGCGAGCGAGCGAATACTGCTGAGTCTGGCCGCCGTCGTCGCGGCCATCGTCGTCGGGATGGGGATCATCCTGGCCGCGGGGTCGATGGCCGCCTGTTCGTCGCCGAAGCTCGTCGTCTTCGGCGTGCAGTTTTGCTACGATCCGATCGAGGTGTACACCGTGTTGATCGGTGGCGCGTTCGGGAACTCCTACAACGTCGCCGCCACGCTTCAGCGCACGACGCTGCTTTTGTGCACCGGATTGAGCTTCGCCATCGCGTACAAGGGCGGCCTCTTCAACATCGGAGCGCAGGGGCAGTTCGTCCTCGGATCGCTGGCGACGACCGTCGTCGTCCTCGCGCTCGCCCCGTTGGCACCGACGGGCGTCGCCGGGGGCGCGCTGCTCGTTTCCGCTGGGGTACTGGCCGGCTGTGTCGTCGGAGGACTGTACGGCCTCTTGCCGGGATTCTTGAAGGTCCAGTACGACACCAACGAGGTCATCACGACGCTGCTTTTGAACTTCATCGCGACGGCGGTCGCGTTCGTCCTCGTCGACCGATATTTCAACGACGAGACGGTGCAGGGAACCGCGACCGAATCGATCCCGGACGTGGCGACGCTCGACCCGCGGGTGTTCCCACAGGGAAGCGAGTTTTCGCTGCCGGTCTTCGTCCTCGCGCTCGTCGTCGTGGGGCTGTTCTTCTACTTACTCACGCGGACGACGATCGGCTACGACATTCAGTCGGTCGGGACGCAGCCAAAGGCGGCCGCCTTCGGCGGCGTCAGCGAGCGGTTCACCACGCTGTTTTCGATGACGCTCGCCGGCGTGATCGCCGGACTCGGTGGTGCGATCTTTATTCTGATGGTGCTCGGCCGGTGGCAAAGCGGCGCGCCGTCGGTGGGGTTCGACGGGATCGCCGTCTCGATCCTCGCCGGAAACAACCCGATCGGGCTGATACCGGCTGGACTGCTGTTCGGCGCGCTCGACAGCGGCAGTCAGGCCATCGAGTTCCAACTCGACGTGCCCGGTGAGCTCATCGGCGTGTTGCAGGGACTGATTATCCTCTTCGTCGCGACGCCGGAACTGTTCCGGATGCTCGGTAGCCACCTCGACCGACGCGGAACGGTCGACCTTCGGAACGAGGGGGCGGACCGATGA
- a CDS encoding ABC transporter ATP-binding protein: protein MTKAVHLQNITKRFPGGVLANDGVDLAVEKGTVHALLGENGAGKTTLMNVLYGLYEPTDGTIRVDGDPVAFDSPQDAIEHGVGMIHQHFTLVDPMTVLENVALGWEPVKYGGVAVDDDRVESEIRALNERYGFDLGDVVRTPIQELSVGVQQRVEVIKTLYRGADVFIFDEPTAVLTPQEATDLFRIFEELTAQGKTIIFITHKLDEALSAADEVTVLREGRNVETVAADETNEEALAQKMVGRDVLLDVEPRQTSKGNERLSVSNLTVENERGIEKVTNLDLSVHAGEILGIAGVDGNGQTELVEAITGLQDVAAGTIEFDGDDVTNDSRRTRMARGLSYIPGERQERALVLDFDLVKNAVLGSQRRSAFSDGRRIDWDAARSHTEEIIRTYDVRPPDPTAIARSLSGGNQQKFVVGREFARDPDIVVAAHPTRGVDIGSMEFIHEQLLEMRERGVAILLVSASLDEVTGLSDRIGVIHDGSFVDVVRPDSVTEERLGLLMAGERPERTVNTS from the coding sequence ATGACCAAGGCAGTCCATTTACAAAACATAACCAAGCGGTTTCCGGGAGGCGTCCTCGCTAACGACGGGGTCGACCTCGCGGTCGAGAAGGGCACGGTGCACGCGCTGCTCGGTGAGAACGGTGCGGGAAAGACGACGCTAATGAACGTCCTGTACGGGCTCTACGAGCCGACTGACGGGACGATCCGCGTCGACGGCGACCCGGTGGCGTTCGACTCGCCGCAGGACGCCATCGAGCACGGCGTCGGGATGATTCACCAACACTTCACGCTCGTGGATCCGATGACGGTCCTCGAAAACGTCGCGCTGGGCTGGGAACCGGTCAAGTACGGCGGGGTCGCGGTCGACGACGACCGCGTCGAGTCGGAGATTCGAGCGCTGAACGAGCGCTACGGGTTCGACCTCGGGGACGTGGTACGCACGCCGATCCAGGAGTTGAGCGTCGGCGTCCAACAGCGCGTCGAAGTCATCAAGACGCTGTACCGCGGGGCGGACGTGTTCATCTTCGACGAGCCGACGGCCGTGTTGACGCCGCAGGAGGCGACCGACCTGTTCCGGATCTTCGAAGAGCTGACCGCACAGGGCAAGACGATAATCTTCATCACCCACAAGCTCGACGAGGCGCTGAGCGCGGCCGACGAGGTCACCGTCCTTCGCGAGGGCAGGAACGTCGAGACGGTCGCCGCCGACGAAACGAACGAGGAGGCCCTCGCACAGAAGATGGTCGGCCGGGACGTCCTGTTGGACGTCGAACCGCGCCAGACGTCGAAGGGGAACGAGCGGCTCTCGGTGTCGAATCTGACCGTCGAAAACGAGCGCGGGATCGAGAAGGTAACGAACCTCGATCTCTCTGTGCATGCCGGGGAGATCCTTGGGATCGCCGGCGTGGACGGCAACGGTCAAACGGAGCTCGTCGAGGCGATCACGGGGCTGCAGGACGTCGCAGCCGGCACGATCGAGTTCGACGGCGACGATGTCACGAACGACTCGCGTCGAACGCGCATGGCGCGCGGACTGTCGTATATCCCGGGCGAACGGCAAGAACGGGCGCTCGTCCTCGATTTCGACCTGGTGAAAAACGCGGTGCTCGGGAGCCAGCGTCGGTCGGCGTTCAGCGACGGGCGGCGGATCGACTGGGACGCGGCCAGATCGCACACTGAGGAGATCATCCGCACCTACGACGTTCGACCGCCGGACCCGACCGCGATCGCGCGGTCGCTGTCTGGGGGAAATCAACAGAAGTTCGTCGTCGGACGTGAGTTTGCCCGCGATCCGGACATCGTAGTCGCGGCCCATCCCACGCGCGGCGTCGACATCGGAAGCATGGAATTCATCCACGAACAGCTCTTGGAGATGCGAGAACGCGGCGTCGCAATCTTGCTCGTCTCGGCGTCGCTTGACGAAGTGACCGGCCTCTCGGACCGGATCGGCGTCATCCACGACGGCTCGTTCGTCGACGTGGTCAGGCCGGACTCGGTCACCGAAGAGCGGCTTGGACTGCTGATGGCCGGCGAACGACCCGAAAGGACGGTGAACACCTCGTGA